The following proteins are co-located in the Paludibaculum fermentans genome:
- a CDS encoding hybrid sensor histidine kinase/response regulator, producing MKIQWPIPIDEAGRALRKRAESLGYVSVPDGVLVSPEEPGLVLHVICPRGPLDQAGEAVRAVRQMLAVDAVLLAAGEWVEPAEIGTLLAAGADDYIALNCETRELAVRLLALRLRVEGGGRAQTPLEERLRSAQRLETLGSLAGVLAHDYNNLLAAIQGNAQLALMDRSITEAVKYSLAQIDTAAQRAGDMTKQMLAYASNRDAGKTRTLNLNQILREMTELLRVSVPHGCTFKYSLARNAPPVAGRAAELRQLILNLAWNACESQGGMGGEVKIRTGFDESAQPALVTLEVEDDGPGISAEDRLRIFDPQFSTKGGQRGLGLAAARVIAESHGGSLDVVSTPGSGACFRFTMPPIPGWHMQTHSSAGLDAEEQLNATLLLIDDEPAVREVAEKMLRRVGHTVFVTDSYAEGWSLCEQIGAALDVVILDLSLPGLDPKELVRRIRSAFPRMQIVVWSGAEESAVHAKLAGAEPYHLLPKQPRMNDFVASIQDLLRAAKKA from the coding sequence ATGAAGATCCAATGGCCCATCCCGATCGATGAAGCCGGGCGCGCCCTGCGAAAAAGGGCTGAGTCCCTGGGCTACGTGTCGGTTCCGGACGGTGTCCTGGTTTCGCCGGAAGAGCCCGGGCTCGTGCTGCACGTGATCTGCCCGCGCGGTCCGTTGGACCAGGCCGGCGAGGCGGTTCGGGCGGTGCGCCAGATGCTGGCCGTGGACGCGGTGCTGCTGGCGGCCGGCGAGTGGGTGGAACCGGCGGAGATCGGAACCCTGCTGGCGGCGGGTGCTGACGATTACATTGCCCTCAATTGCGAGACGCGCGAACTGGCGGTGAGGTTGCTGGCACTGCGGTTGCGGGTGGAAGGCGGAGGCCGCGCCCAAACGCCGCTGGAAGAGCGTCTGCGCAGCGCACAGCGGCTGGAAACGCTGGGTTCCCTGGCGGGCGTGCTGGCGCACGACTACAACAACCTGCTGGCGGCCATCCAGGGCAATGCCCAGCTCGCTTTGATGGACCGGTCGATCACCGAAGCAGTGAAGTACAGCCTGGCTCAGATCGACACCGCCGCCCAGCGCGCCGGCGACATGACGAAGCAGATGCTCGCCTATGCGAGCAACCGCGATGCCGGCAAGACAAGGACGCTGAACCTGAACCAGATCCTCCGGGAGATGACGGAGCTCCTGCGGGTCTCCGTGCCCCATGGCTGCACTTTCAAGTACAGCTTGGCCCGCAATGCGCCTCCGGTTGCCGGCAGGGCGGCGGAGCTGCGCCAACTGATTCTCAACCTCGCGTGGAACGCCTGTGAATCGCAGGGCGGGATGGGTGGCGAGGTGAAGATCCGCACCGGATTCGACGAGAGTGCGCAACCGGCCCTGGTCACGCTGGAAGTGGAGGACGACGGTCCCGGGATCTCCGCGGAGGACCGCTTACGGATTTTCGACCCCCAGTTCAGCACCAAAGGAGGCCAGCGTGGGCTGGGACTCGCGGCGGCGCGCGTGATCGCAGAGTCGCACGGCGGGTCGCTGGATGTCGTTTCCACCCCCGGCTCCGGTGCCTGTTTCCGCTTCACGATGCCTCCCATTCCGGGTTGGCACATGCAGACACACTCGTCCGCTGGACTGGACGCCGAGGAGCAACTGAACGCCACCTTGCTCCTGATCGACGACGAGCCGGCCGTACGCGAAGTGGCCGAGAAGATGCTCCGCCGGGTAGGGCATACCGTCTTCGTGACAGACAGCTACGCCGAGGGGTGGTCCCTCTGCGAGCAGATCGGCGCGGCCCTGGATGTGGTGATCCTGGATCTGAGCCTGCCGGGCCTGGACCCGAAAGAGCTGGTCCGGCGGATCCGGTCGGCGTTCCCGCGGATGCAGATCGTCGTTTGGAGCGGGGCGGAGGAATCCGCCGTCCACGCGAAGCTGGCCGGAGCCGAGCCGTATCACCTGCTGCCCAAGCAGCCCCGCATGAACGATTTCGTGGCGTCCATCCAGGATCTGCTGCGCGCAGCGAAAAAGGCCTGA